Sequence from the Aspergillus nidulans FGSC A4 chromosome III genome:
AATACAATTCTTTCTTACAGTTCTTTATTATCACATGTTAAAGTACACAACATGATTCCGTCGACTGAAGTCAAAAGTATGATATGGCCAGCAGACAAACTGGAATAGTGACTTCAGTATGCAACCAAGGACACAAAGTCTGGCTTGATGTAGCAGAAACCATAGTTTGTCTTGATGTTTAATAAATAAAACTATCAGTCTACCTTGATATTCTAAAGAGAATAATTTGCGGGGACCACCTGAATAGAACAAAGCGCGGGAGCGAGACTCGAATCTAGCCTTTTCTGATGAGGAATGTTTTCTCTGACGCTCTATTGGATTCCTATGCAGACTCAAAGGGATTTAATAGCCCAATTCTCAAGCTTGTGCGCTCTTGTGCTCTGTGTTTCCTTAGCTCGTTCTATCTCGCTATTCTATAGTTTGATTTCGTGGCCCATTTCCAAATTCATAGTTATACGAATAATCCAACTTATTACTCAGTGCCTTGGTCATAACCAATTAACGTTATAGACGATGTGTTCTTACGCGCCGTCACTGGAGTCTAGGATGACGTTTTCAAAGTACGGAACCTTCAGTAGTGACACACCTTCCAGCTAAAGGAAATGATATCACAAGATTGAGAAATGAGCAATTGAATCAGGAAGATAGTGGTGGTGAGGAAGCTATTCAAACTACTCCACAAAGTTTAGAACCCCGAAAGCGTGCCCCACCAACTTGTTCTGAATGTAAAATTCAGGGGCATATTAGAACTAGATGTCCTAATCGTCGCGCGACTTAGTTTACTGTATTTATTTAAGAATTGCGTTGTTGGGAATAGCTTCAAGTTCAATGCGTAGAAATATATTTTGGTGGGTGATCGGACCGCTGGTGAATTACGTTAATGGCTTAGGGAGGCGGCGTGGATGACTAAACAGGGGAATCATGCGACTTCAGAGAAAGACGTCATACTTTATTGGCATAATCCGCATTCTTGTGCTGCAGTCTCTCCCAAGTCATTCGAAAGACGCACGGCTAATATCTCAGAATGCATTCAGGTGACGAAGGGACATGTCCCGAAGCAAGGCACTCTCATACCTCACAAAGAAAGAGCACTAAGTATCTCCCTAGCAACTGTCTGAAAGTGAGAAGCGTCACTTCAGTAAGTACGGAAAGCTGCTGCGTGGAGGCTCACTTGGTAAAAGAACTAAGGTAATAGAACATTGTCTATCACGTCATGTGCTAATAAAGAGCTATAAGGAACGAATGTACTTCGACTCCGGCGACTTCGCTCTTTCCGCTGGTAATTGCGAGACGGATAATGGTGCTATCCAAACAGGAAAAGAGCATCCCCACCGTGACAGCATTTCGCATCCTTACGCCGCTATCCCAGCCGCGAGCAATGTTGATAAGAATGCAAACGAAGACCTGTATAGGAGGAGTGCAAGCCCTGCAACGAGtcctctcctgcagcagacAAATTTCAAAGATCAAGGATCCAAAAAGGATGAGGGACAGGATAAGCCAGCCTCTCAAGACTGTTAAAACGGAACTATGGCCTTCAGATTGATGATATTATTTAACAGGATAGCAAGAGTAGCACAAACAGTGAATAGGTTTCGTGCAGGAGTTTTGTATACTTTGTCTAGCCACAATCAAATAGGCATTCGAGCAAGAACTCTCACATCTAGGGCCGGCTCCTTGCCATGCTGAGCCCTGATCTATGCTATATTATTGGGCCTGCTCTCCTTGTTAACATAAGTACCGAGCCACCCGACCACTGAAGCAATCATGTAATGTATCCTAGAACGCAAGACCTCGATGTAAGAAATAGTGTAGGGCATGTAGGTAGATAAACCAAGACATGAGACCATAGGATAGAGTTGGCCAACTGTATCCAAGGGGGAAGATCGTTCACGTGATAGTCCAAGCAAAAGGTGACTCGGATTTCACCGAGCTGCTTTCGCACCCTTCTTTGGTATGTTCATCGTTTGCATAATCCTGTGCATCGCCGGATCCAATCTCAGCACCGAGGTCTGGCAAAGCCTTACCCCCGACACGTCCAAGTCCCTGGAGCGGAGCGCCATCTTTTTCATAAACCTCCAGTCTCCGCTTCAACTCATGAACCTCCCGCTGCAGACTCTCAATATAGTTCAGCGCACTATCGATAATCGATGCCTTGGGCGGCTGCGATCGATTGGCCTGGGTCGCGATGGCGGATACAGGTGCAGACGCGGGGCCTTCTGAGTTGGAATTCGCAGAGTTGGAACTTCCATTGGCATTGGCGATATCCGGAACGAAGGTCGGATCGGTCCTGCAGAAGACGATCTCGTGGAGCTTGCGGAACTTGCTGTTGAGGTTTATGCGGTAGCGCTTCTCGACGATGTTGTGCGAGGCGCGACGGTTGGCGTGCTTGGTTTGCCGCTCCAGTTCGTGCAGGCTTAGTTCTGGTGCGGAGTTGCGGCGGATACGGTCGAGTTTCACCCGGTGTATGGTTGGGATGGAGATTCCGTAGGGAGGTCGGATTTGTGGGTGGAAGGAGATTTGCGGTGGCATGTGAGGCGGTATTTGAGGTGGCACGGGCGGGGATtggtgttgctgttgttgttgttgttgctgctgctggagaggagaaTTGCCGGACTCGGCATCGTCCGTAGGCTGCGGCGATTCGACAAAGGGGGATATGTTGAAGTTGATGGGCAAGCCCTCCTCTGGCGTGATTCCCCCTCCTCCGGCAAGAGTCTGAGGCGTCAGCTATGGTGGGTTAAATGCATGACCAAGGGGGCGTACGTTCTGGGACAGCGGGCCGAGATTCATAAACTCCGTTCCGCCTATTGAGATCTGGGGAGCCAACGCGACTGATAGTAAGCAAGTTTAAAAACTCGTTAACTGCTGGATTCATGTCCAACGAAATCAACACAACGCGCGAACTACTTCTTATCCTCTTGTCTTCCACGTGCAGTCATGAAGCTCAAACAGTCTACAAAGCTTAATCCAGAGGCTCACTTGATATATGCGCTTCGCCTGTGCACCAAACTACTCTCCAAACATCCAGATCTAAGGCTCAGCAACAGAGTTATTAACGTTCTTAATGAAATAGATAACCTATGCAAAGACAATCGCCAATGCGGCTTAGCGTATCGCAAGCGAAAACAGAAAGATCCTGCTTACCGGCCTACGAAGCCGATCAAACGCGTACGCATGGCGCCCACAGCTCAACGTGTTGACTTGGATGCTTCTCGCGACCCGGCAAACTTTCCCAATAATACATCTCGCGATAAAACCTATCCTGAAACCTTTCCACGAACCTCTGGCGGAACCTCTGACGGCCCTGCAACATCCCGTGATGCTATCTCCCATGCTACCTCCGGTGCGACAATCGATCCCTCTAGAACTTCGCCTGAAACGTTCGGGCATCCATCAATAAACAGCCATCCAGCCTCACATGGCGCAATCGGTCACCCACAAGAACCCGCAAGTGAACCCTCTTGCGATGTGATAATTCAGTCGCATGCAACCTCTCTAGAGGCCTTGAACTCCTCCCGAGAAGACAACTGCGAGACCTCTCGCGAGCAAGCAGCTATTTTCCACGCAGTCTCTCAAGAATCAATGGTCGCCCCACAAGAATATGCTCGCGTAACTTCTTTCGACTCACTAACACGCTCTCTTGAACCCTCCCACGACGCCTCAACAGACGATGAAAACACCTCTTGCGCTCATTCAATCACGGTAGCAATGGCGATTGATACAATCCATCGGTTCAGCCAGGAGCTTTACGAACCCCCCCCAGCATATTTATGCAGAGATAGTACGATCGGTTCAGGAGGACCTTCAGATTCAATGGTCCGATGACAGATCGTGGAGGGATATCATTGAGAAGTCTTTTTTCAAGGCTCATAGATACGTAATCTTCAACCTTCTTGAGTACATTGGGGCCTCGGAATGGTTTGATAAGCAGGTATCAATCGCCCAAGAGTCCTTCCTCACAAAGAAGCATCAGCCGATCAAAAATAGTACTGCTGCTGGCAAGGTCCTGGATAACATCTGGGAGCGATGCAACCCACGTCTGAATAATATCTCAGGCAAGTTACAAAAAGCTCAGCGGCAGCGTATATGGCTCCAACTTCCAGGGGAAGGGAGCTGCGTAGCAGACTTGCTAAGCGTCTCGGCCTTGGAATTCTTTTTAGTCCAAGAATTTGGTAGGTACACTGTCTTTACCATTTTATCAGACTGCTAATGAACAACAGGGACCTCCTCAAACTGCCTATCGATAAACGATTGTTTTTGAAAAGCATCAACTCGCTTTCTTGCTGAGAGTCGAACACCAGTAAACCTGTATCGCGCCCTGACTTCTCCCTGGGTACTGCTTCGAGAATACCCTCGTCACGTCTGACCATGATCGACCTTCGtccttcctcagcctcaCTAGGAGGtccacctcttccgccgACCATGACATACCCTTTCTCGAGCTCTTTCGGACACTCTTGCGAACACTCCGACTTTGGTCGATCTCAGGCCGGGGCCTTGAGCGACGGCTTTCCCGTGCCTTCAATTCTTCACATGCTGTTTGTGAGGTGTCAGACATGCAGTGAGATAGTGCACCTTCAAATAGCCAGGATAGAAATTGCAAACGGTCATTTAGTGGTAGAGACGTGAACTGAGACCGAAGGGCAGCAAAGGAATCTTCCCTGGGTGCTGACGTGGAGCGAACTCGAGGCGACTTGCGAATTCCGCCGTCTGATTTTCGTGTTTTTCGCTTAATATGGTGCTTCCCATGGCTATCAGGAGAAGATTGGTCTGGTCCGGTGCCGGGCGAGGGAGGGTTCATTTGTTGGCAGCCATAACGACTTCCCTGAATACCGCCATTATCACTACCATCCCTTTCGCCAGGCACTTCAAAACGGCTAGTTGGACTGCCGAGAATGGCCGGAGGTTCAGGATACAGGCAGGTTGTCTCCGGATTTGTTATGCCGTCTGCTGGGGGGGCATGTAGCTGGAGGTCGTCACTCTCCCATGGCCCGAGATTGGCAAGAATTACCGGATCAATGGGGATGTTGTCTTGGGGCGAGTCTGGCATCCTGAAGAAGTCCTCTAGACTATCGGTCGAGCTAGATGTACTCGGGGACGGGACATTACGCGCTGCGTCATCTTCCTGGAATCCAGGCGGCTTGGTAGGGGTTCTAGTCTCGTCCTGAGGATAGCAGGGGCGGATCAGATCCGGAGCAGGAACATGGGGTACAGAACTCTGTCGAGACGCGGTACTACGCCCGAATGTCTCTGACTCCAGCTGGGTGTTGGCACTGACATGCACGCAGACTTCGGCCGGTGGTCGCGCCGGAAGGTGATGTTTGGGAGGCGGCAAAGTGCCTGGAAGTAGAACATGACAGGGCTCAGGGTTAGGAGGATATGAAGTTTGTGGGGAGCACGCATTGAGTGTTCTGTGTGGTGGACACGGTTTCGCGGGAAGGGGGGTCCATGGCTTGAAATTATTTATCTGAAATGCAGGAAGCATATTATGGGAATCGGGGTAGTTTTGGAGGTATAACACGGCGGCAGAGATGCGATTTGAAGGACGAGAGAAAGAACGGaattggaggaggaagggcagGCTGTGGAAGAATCAACGTGAGATGCCCGAAAGTCTCGTGGGCCCCAATCGTCCCCTTATATCTCCCCCTGGGTCCGTTACTGTCCAGCATCGGCAGAAGCGGCAAGGCAAAATCCCCTTGCCCGCAAGATCATGATCGGTCCGCTGACGCGCCTAAGCTCACCTGCGTACGCTGGGCTGAAACCAAGATCTGGTGCCCGGCCCCAATCGCATCTCTTCACTGCAATTCCAAGCGTCGCATGCCCAAGACACGGAAATGAAACGGATGCGGCAATTTTGCCATTGGTTGGTGGAACAAGGCAAGGATATGTGATCAGATCCCAGTGGGGTCCGGAATA
This genomic interval carries:
- a CDS encoding uncharacterized protein (transcript_id=CADANIAT00005307) is translated as MHSGDEGTCPEARHSHTSQRKSTKYLPSNCLKVRSVTSVSTESCCVEAHLVKELRNECTSTPATSLFPLVIARRIMVLSKQEKSIPTVTAFRILTPLSQPRAMLIRMQTKTCIGGVQALQRVLSCSRQISKIKDPKRMRDRISQPLKTVKTELWPSD
- a CDS encoding uncharacterized protein (transcript_id=CADANIAT00005308), whose amino-acid sequence is MLALAPQISIGGTEFMNLGPLSQNLTPQTLAGGGGITPEEGLPINFNISPFVESPQPTDDAESGNSPLQQQQQQQQQQHQSPPVPPQIPPHMPPQISFHPQIRPPYGISIPTIHRVKLDRIRRNSAPELSLHELERQTKHANRRASHNIVEKRYRINLNSKFRKLHEIVFCRTDPTFVPDIANANGSSNSANSNSEGPASAPVSAIATQANRSQPPKASIIDSALNYIESLQREVHELKRRLEVYEKDGAPLQGLGRVGGKALPDLGAEIGSGDAQDYANDEHTKEGCESSSVKSESPFAWTIT